The Microcystis aeruginosa NIES-843 sequence TTATTATTGCCTGTGCCAAGATAAAAGACGGTTGCGTAATTACCGAAGAAGCCTTGAAGCCTAATGCTGCCAAAATTCCCACAGTCTGTCAACACTTTTCTATCGATTGTACCAATGTTCAGGGTTTAATGGAGCGGGAAGGTTGGCAATTTTAAAACTAAAATTAATGGATAAATTGCCAATAAATTTATATGTTGAAAAGGCTTTTTCTGGAAAACTAATAACCATGTTCAGCCAGAAATTCTAGACTAATCTCGCTAGGAGCGTGATAAGAGCGCATTCCTAGCAATTTTTCCACATATTTGCCTAAAATATCCCCTTCTAGATTCACCCAATCGCCTAATTTTAAATGGGAAAGATTGGTTTCAGCGTAGGTGTGGGGGATGACTGCCACTTTAAACCAGCTGCCAGAGGCATCACAATCGGCCACGGTTAAACTAATGCCATTAACAGCTATACTGCCCTTACCGACGATATAACGAGCTATGTAGTTATTCCACTGCTCTTCTAGGGAACTAGGGGCAGCAAAGGTCATTTCCCACGAATTAGCCACGATTATCGATTCGACTAAACAGCCAATACCGTCCACATGACCAGTGACAAAATGACCGCCGATTTTACTACCCACCCGCAGAGAGGTTTCTAGGTTAACGTTGGTTTCTGTGTGAATCCTTCGTCCTAAAGTAGTGCGCTGTAGGGTTTCCGGGGAAGCGGTGGCCAGAAAACCCTCTGGGAGAATTTCCTCAACTGTCAAACAAACCCCATCCACAGCCACACTATCACCAATCATTAAATCTTGAATAATTGTATCAGAGGATACAGACAAATAAAGTCTATCGGTATCCACGACCCGAATCGTTGCCAAGGCTTGAATTAATCCTGTAAACATCGGCTTTTTTCTCGACTATAAATCCTTATGAGTGAAAGATTGGGCATTTTCCCCGGAATAATCGGCGACAATATGACCATCTCCCACTAATTGATATTTGTAGGTCACTAATCCCTCTAATCCCACCGGACCACGGGGGGGCATTTTTTGGGTACTGATACCCACTTCGGCCCCAAAACCGTAACGGAAACCATCGGCAAATCGGGTGGAACAATTATGAAAAACTCCGGCGGCATCGACTCGATCGCTAAAGGTTTTGGCCGTGTTAAAATTTTCGCTGACAATGCCTTCCGTGTGTCGAGAACCGTAATAATTAATATGTTCGATTGCCGATTCTAGACTATCAACAATTTTAATTGACAGAATTAAATCACTATATTCGGTTTGCCAGTCTTCTTCTGTGGCCGATGGTACGTTAATCATCTGACGAGTTGCTTCATCTCCCAACAATTTAACCTTTTTTTCCTCTAATGCTTGTGCCACTGCGGGTAAAAATTGTCTAGCGATGTCTTGATGAACCAATAAAGTTTCAATGGTATTACAAGCGGCAGGATATTGGGTTTTGCCATCGACGGTAATCCTAATTGCTTTGCTTAAATCGGCTTCTTTGTCGATGTAGAGATGACAGATACCATCGGCATGACCGAGGACAGGAATGCGGGTATTATTTTGGATATAACGCACAAATTCGTTAGAACCTCTAGGAATTATTAAATCGATGTATTGATCAAGTTTTAATAGTTCCTGAATTTCTTCTCGTGTTGTTAATAATCGTACCGCCGCTGGATTAACTTTAGTTTGACTCAATGCCTGATGAATA is a genomic window containing:
- a CDS encoding riboflavin synthase, translating into MFTGLIQALATIRVVDTDRLYLSVSSDTIIQDLMIGDSVAVDGVCLTVEEILPEGFLATASPETLQRTTLGRRIHTETNVNLETSLRVGSKIGGHFVTGHVDGIGCLVESIIVANSWEMTFAAPSSLEEQWNNYIARYIVGKGSIAVNGISLTVADCDASGSWFKVAVIPHTYAETNLSHLKLGDWVNLEGDILGKYVEKLLGMRSYHAPSEISLEFLAEHGY
- the proA gene encoding glutamate-5-semialdehyde dehydrogenase; the encoded protein is MVTTSLSLPEIARETRQASRQLAILTNEERNEALEAIAEALTANADKILEANIADVQTAKAMQLSPALCARLELSPSKLKAAIAGVRDVAKLADPLATMQINRELDQGLILRRITCPLGVLGVIFEARPDALIQITSLAIKSGNGVILKGGKEAIRSCQALVTIIHQALSQTKVNPAAVRLLTTREEIQELLKLDQYIDLIIPRGSNEFVRYIQNNTRIPVLGHADGICHLYIDKEADLSKAIRITVDGKTQYPAACNTIETLLVHQDIARQFLPAVAQALEEKKVKLLGDEATRQMINVPSATEEDWQTEYSDLILSIKIVDSLESAIEHINYYGSRHTEGIVSENFNTAKTFSDRVDAAGVFHNCSTRFADGFRYGFGAEVGISTQKMPPRGPVGLEGLVTYKYQLVGDGHIVADYSGENAQSFTHKDL
- a CDS encoding DUF4411 family protein, which gives rise to MADPFIIACAKIKDGCVITEEALKPNAAKIPTVCQHFSIDCTNVQGLMEREGWQF